The following nucleotide sequence is from Kwoniella shandongensis chromosome 9, complete sequence.
CATGTTGTGTTCTTCCATCTGTGTGTATGTAACAGTACAACTAGGTGAATGGCAGGCAATTCCTTTGGTCTTCCCATGGCAAGCATCAATGTCACAAAGCTGTGAGTTAGGGTCCACTGGACTGGTCAGGTGTGGTACTGATGGTTGTGTCAGCTGACATGAGGGGCTGGTCAGACTTGAGGAATGTTACACTAGAAGATCCAAAACTCTCTCGTAGGTCGGCTTCACCGATCAACACTCATGGATAGGTCAGCAGATATAATACAAGCCTGTGCAGACATGTACCAACAAAGACAACCAGGTCATGTTTCATGCCCTGACTTGATCTGCACAAGGTAGAATCATCTCTGGACAACTCATCAGAATATCTTCTTGGTTGACATGCTGATAATTGGAAAACAATGTATGGCTGCATCAAAAAGCCTTGTGAAAGGAGAAAGCACACCCTATGACGGTATAATAGTCCACAAATTTGCCCTGCCCTAGCCTCATAACATGTCCGCAGCTAAGTCTATTGTCCGCCTTGGCTGACTATGAGGTTGATGTATCATTGCCCTGATCATAGCTGCTGTCATCAATTGGGTATGATCTTGAAAACAGGCTTCCAATTTGTCCCTCACTGCTTCTTCACACTCTGCGCATTCACTTCTAGGCGCAATTCTAGTGACAGCCTCTGTCAATGTCAATGCCTCTTACCAGTTCTGAATGTCTGGCACGACATCCACCCACACCAAATTGGTCGCCTTTTCCATGAGATCTTTTTTCGCTTCGGATGGGAAGGTTGTTAGTTTTGAGGTTCCAAAAGCCAATTCATGACCAGACACTTTCATGCAAATCCAGTATTCACCTGGACCATCCGTTGTTGAGTCGATACTGACCACAGACACATTGGGAAGCCTGTCATGGGGAAGTGAGAATTGTTGGACAGTGTCATGGTATTCAGAGGTGCTTGTGTCGCTCCGGGAGCTTTGTGTGTAAGGGGCAGACCTTGAAGTTGATGAAAAAGCATTGGTTTGCTGATGCGAATTGTGGGAGTGGGATCCATGACGGTGTCTGTAGTGTTCATGGCCTCAACATTTGCCATTGGGTGATGAACCTTTTTTGCTAGGTCTGTTTCAGTCTGGAGCCATGGTGGGTGGGAgggttgtgtgtgtgtagGTGGGTGATATTGTCACTGTGAGGATGTGTGCTTCTGCGGTCCCGTAAGATTAGAGAGAATCAGAAGTGCCTTGTCTCCAAGTCAATCAACATAGTCATGAGGAGCCACTCACTGAAAATGATTCGAAAACGATGAACTTGGGAGAAAACCAGTTGTAACTGTAACTGTAAGAGGCCAAGGTTGAGGTGTGATTGAAGACCTACCAGATTCTACAGGGACATGCCAAGTCCCCTATATACACTCATTTGCTACTTTCCTCCAGTCCTTGGAATCATGCTTATTGGAAGGATACAAGGACCTTATTTATTCAGTATCGGTGATGACAATCACATAATTGGGTTTAGCGCAGGTGACTCCCCTGGACATCTGGAACAGATGCCTTCCTGCCGGCAAAGGTTCAAGTGTCTCATCAATGTCGTACAATCTGTGATACATAAAAACTTGATATTACATGTCACGATTTATGATTCGGACATCTTTGGATATTGCTTGTCAGACTACATCAGACATCATTCATCAATATTGGATGTTGTCAAAGTCCTGCATTTCCATGTGGGGTCTCTAATTGAATTTGTGATCAGTCCTATGCTGTAATGTGTCACCCTTTCAAGACTCTACTTTGAGACTCATCCAAGCTGAAGTTTCGATCATCAGAGATATTTGATGTCTTGCCTCTCTGTTTATCATTCGGGCCAGTTCATAGACCACTCTTATGATCTGAACAGTGTCTCATCATGTCCTACTTCTGTATACTATCGTTGATGCTGAGAAGAACTAATACACAATGTACTGCAATAACATGAAGTGTGGTGTGGACATGGATACTCATGAGTCTAAGTGGACGACAAGCCCTGCCTTTGCATTCCAAGAAACAATACATTCAGCTGTACACAGGTCATAAAAACGCACAATTACACCTACCAACTTATTTGGCGTGGGGAACTCATACCTAAGATTCTTGGATGGATATCTTTTCTTGTCCATTGGTCAATTGGGTACCAAGCAAATTTTGCACTTCACAATGAAGGCAGTCCGgttgatcatctcatcataGACAGGCACTGACAAAGTCGTAGGCAGCCTGAGGAGAGTTGCTCCTGGTGTGGCTCGAAAATTCGCTGACACAACTCAGCGTTTGAAGAAATGCTATAGTATTGGACCTACTCAGTTCATATCGTCAGGTTACTCGTGATCTTTCGATCCTGCATACACTGGCGGCTCTCAGGGGAGAATGAGAACGACATACCACATGTTCTTGCATCAGAGTTAGCcccgtcttcgtccattACACTGGTAGCACTAGGACGAATGCGACGAAGTGAGGAACCGAGAAGATCAAACTACATGTCCGGCATGGTCAGATTGTCCGCACGACTATACCGATCAATGCATGTTCAGACGATGATTAAATATACGTATGAGAAGGACATGGAAGGGCGGGAACGATGCGGACGATATCTACGCAAATGATAAGCAAAAGGGATATCACCAGATGCGGTTTATGGGTAAACAGAGGGGTACAACGGAGCAGCGGCGCGATGGTTTGTGAAGAGATTAGCCAGTCTAGCTGGGATCCTCCCAGCCGCTATTAAACTGTCAGTTCGCGCACCGTCACCGTTAGCCTACGATCAGGAGACACTCACCCCGACTTGAGAACGTATGTTGCTTCTCCCTCGGGCTGGTCAGGCGAGTCTTGAAGTTTGGCAACACgttcatcacctcgaccttTTCGAAGCTGAATTCGAGTAGCAGACCTGTGAAGAGAAGTCAAATCGGCGCTTTCCCTCgtgaaagaaagaagaacaCACGCATGGGCAAGGATATGTCCTAATTACGTGGTCGAATTAGCTGCTAACTCAGGTGAACGCCCTTATGGACTTACCACCAACGGGCTTTGCACTCGACGATGCCGCGAACCTAGACCAAACATCAATATGATACATTTAGTCTGTACGCGTGACTTACATCGCTGCAGCCTGGCATGGAACAGTCAGCACATATCAATGATGACCAGACAGGTTGTACGTACCCCTGGATCTGCCTGAACTTGATTGGTGAGTATCACGGCGATGTTGAACTCTTCCGCAAGCTTCTGAAGCCTTGCGAGGAATTGGTTGAGTTTCTGAGAGGACATTACTGAGTGAGCGGTAGGCTGGTCACGCGAGCGATCGAGCCTACCTGTTGCCTTTCCGACAGTTCGCCTCGACCAGAATAATCCTGACCTGTAGCAATAGCTCTCAGCGTAAAGCCAGCGAAAATCTCAAACCGACTCACGAAACAAGTTCATGATACTGTCGACAATCAAAAGTTTGAAGGTACGGTCCTCGACAAACCTGAAGCATGGTTTCAGCACCGCCCCAGTGTACCACTCGGTCGTTTCTCACCTGATCGCGAGGTCTACGAGGAGTTCACATTGTTGCTCGGAACTCCAAGCTCTAGCACAGAGAACGTTGTCCAATGCCATAGCAGAGTCGACACCAAATCGATCTGCTACTGCACGGACTCGGTCCGGTCGGAAGGTGCCTCTGCCCGCAGATAAGACATCAGTACAAGGAGTTGTGCATCGCCAACTGGACGTTGACCTACTCAGTATCGATATACGCAACTTTACCGCTTGCACCGCCTTGATCTTCAGGTAGCTGAGCAGTAACGCACAACGTGTGGCACAACTGGGTCTGGGCAGATGTGAGGACCAGTCGGTCAGAATCATTCCTCCCATATGGTATACACCAACACTTACTTTTCCAGTCCTGTATTCTCCGAAAACCTCTGTAATGCTCTGGGTAGAGATACCACCGCCGAGCATGGCGTCGACAGACTTGGATCCAGTAGTGATGTAGACAACATTCTGACGACGCTCGGCTATCTCGGTCCCCGAAAGGAAAGCTGGTGGCTGATTTCGGTGTCAGCGCAGGTCTGGAAGAGAAACATGCTCAGTATCAGACTGACCAAGATCTTGGTGCAAATCTCCTACGTATGGTCGCAACCCAATCAGCATTGACATCACAGCTCGTAACATGGGGTTTGAACTTACTTTGAGCTTCTCGACTTTCGACTATCAAGAGAGATGTGTGGCCAAAATCAGTTGAGTGTGAGAGGTAATTAAGCCCCATAGTGTACATACCTCTGCGAGACCCTAAATTACGATGGTCAGACACTAAAATCCCGTGAGGAACACGGATACCTTACCTTAATCTTCAACAACGTTTTCCTCGGGGCTTGAGCTACACCTAAGATGGTCACGATCCCGGCAgttttgagcttgaggatgTCTTGAACGTTGATTCCCTGCCAGCGAGATGATGTCAGCGCGCGGTACGATCATCGAGATGTATCGTATTCCTTTGGCCCAGAAAGGTCCGTGCTGAAGCAACAATATGGGATGGGGCGGGGTTGATTTGGTAAAAGAGGAACGCAGCGATGAACACAACACTGCGGTCACCATCCGATGAGAAGCAGGGAAGAAGTCGGATGCATGACAGTCCTCCAGAGCTGGACAAGGGGAAGTAAGgcagaggggaggaagggagacagTAACGAGCGTGCATTGCTTGAAATAGTGAATGGAGACTCACGTGGGCTTGAAGCTCGTCGACAGACTGATGGCCCTTCAAGGTCAGCAGAGTACACATCGTTGCATGTGTGGAACGCCGACTGAATCGTTGTAGTACCCACCTCGAAGCCAGCTCCGGCATCctgggcgaagaagacgggtGTCAGCCTGAAGAACGCCGATAGTCACTGATTGAAAACGACTTACGTCTCCGAAGTCAGACATTCTGTCGGAATGGCTGTTCAGATGTAAAAGTGTCATACGCTGGATGTGAACTGCTAGATCAAAGTacgagaaggtgaagaagaagaagacggaaagaggaaagagacaTGAGCACTGGGTCTAATATAGCTGACCCGAGTGACTTTGAACGGGTGGtctccctccaccgccaGGATTTGCCACTCCTTCCGGACAATATTTGTTCCCCCCCTATTTACCTGTCGGGAGCAGATCTCCGTTAAAAAGTCTGGGAGCGAGTCACACCAGAGCGACCAACCAAAACATCTTTTTTGCTCATCCCCGTCCCTCACGCCGTCGCTGATAACACATAAGCGCGCTTCGATAGTTAGATAGTAGCCCTCCTTCATCTACACAACAGCGCGACAAAATGGCGATTTTATCGCGAGCACgcgcttcctcatccttgccCAGAAGGCTCGCTCGAACCTTTGCAACTCCCGCCGCTTTGCCCGTCAAAGACTGTACCAGCATCACTCCTCCTTACTCTCGATTACTCAAGACCCTCGATGAAGTCCGGGATGTCTTGCCAAAGGGATCAAAGTTGACGTTGGCGGAGAAAATCCTCTATGCTCATCTGAGAAATCCAGAGGAGAGCTTGGGCGGTGGTGGAAAGGTCAGAGGCGAGAGGTATTTGAAGTTGAGACCGGATAGAGTGGCaatgcaggtgagtgaaacTTCGCTCAGCTAGCCGTATGGCACCCCACCAATTGCACCAGCTAAATACGGTTACTCTCTCTTCAGGACGCATCCGCACAAATGGCTCTGCTGCAGTTCATGACGTGTCGACTTCCCTCTTGTGCCGTTCCAGCCTCTATCCACTGCGACCATCTTATCCAAGCTCAAACCGGAGCCGAATCCGATCTTTCCCGTTCCATCGAAGCCAACCGAGAGGTGTTCGATTTCCTCGAATCAGCTGCTCTCAAATATGGCATTGAGTTCTGGCGACCTGGATCGGGTATCATCCATCAGATTGTCCTTGAGAACTATGCTGCTCCCGGTTTGCTCATGTTGGGAACGGACAGTCATACCCCTAACGCGGGTGGTTTGGGAATGTTGGCCATTGGTGTTGGAGGTGCGGACGCCGTTGACGCGTTGACGGATACTCCCTGGGAGTTGAAGGCGCCCTTGGTGACTGGTATCAAGTTGACGGGAGAGTTGAAGGGTTGGGCTACACCCAAGGATTTGATCTTGCACCTCGCTGGCAAGCTCACCGTGAGAGTGAGTAATTCCAACGTCTCTTCTGTATTCCTATAAGCTGACTTTGGCAACAGGGCGGTACTGGCCGCATCCTCGAGTACTTTGGTCCTGGTGTTTCCGCTCAATCTTGTACCGGTCTCGCTACCATCGCCAACATGGGTGCTGAAG
It contains:
- a CDS encoding meiotic recombinase Dmc1, whose amino-acid sequence is MSDFGDDAGAGFEGHQSVDELQAHGINVQDILKLKTAGIVTILGVAQAPRKTLLKIKGLAESKVEKLKEICTKILPPAFLSGTEIAERRQNVVYITTGSKSVDAMLGGGISTQSITEVFGEYRTGKTQLCHTLCVTAQLPEDQGGASGKVAYIDTEGTFRPDRVRAVADRFGVDSAMALDNVLCARAWSSEQQCELLVDLAIRFVEDRTFKLLIVDSIMNLFRQDYSGRGELSERQQKLNQFLARLQKLAEEFNIAVILTNQVQADPGAAAMFAASSSAKPVGGHILAHASATRIQLRKGRGDERVAKLQDSPDQPEGEATYVLKSGGWEDPS